One Brassica napus cultivar Da-Ae chromosome C4, Da-Ae, whole genome shotgun sequence genomic region harbors:
- the LOC125585841 gene encoding 3-ketoacyl-CoA thiolase 2, peroxisomal-like, producing MEKAIERQRVLLEHLRPSSSSSSHSFEGSLSASACLAGDSAAYQRTSLYGDDVVIVAAHRTALCKSKRGNFKDTYPDDLLAPVLRALIEKTNLNPSDVGDIVVGTVLAPGSQRASECRMSAFYAGFPETVPVRTVNRQCSSGLQAVADVAAAIKAGFYDIGIGAGLESMTTNPMAWEGSVNPAVKKFEQAQNCLLPMGVTSENVAQRFGVSRQEQDQAAVDSHRKAAAATAAGKFKDEIIPVKTKLVDPKTGDEKPITVSVDDGIRPSTTLATLGKLKPVFKKDGTTTAGNSSQVSDGAGAVLLMRRSVATQKGLPVLGVFRTFAAVGVDPAIMGVGPAVAIPAAVKAAGLELDDIDLFEINEAFASQFVYCRNKLGLDAEKINVNGGAMAIGHPLGATGARCVATLLHEMKRRGKDCRFGVVSMCIGTGMGAAAVFERGDGVDELRNARKVESHGLLSKDAR from the exons ATGGAGAAAGCAATCGAGAGACAAAGAGTTCTTCTTGAACATCTccgtccttcttcttcttcatcctctcacaGCTTTGAAGGTTCTCTTTCT GCTTCAGCTTGCTTGGCTGGTGACAGTGCTGCATATCAGAGAACCTCTCTCTACGGAGATGATGTAGTCATTGTCGC GGCACATAGGACTGCACTATGCAAGTCAAAACGTGGCAATTTCAAGGATACTTATCCGGATGATCTCCTTGCACCTGTTTTGAGG GCATTGATAGAGAAGACGAATCTTAACCCGAGTGATGTTGGTGACATTGTTGTCGGTACTGTTCTGGCACCGGGGTCTCAGAGGGCCAGCGAGTGCAGGATGTCTGCTTTTTACGCCGGTTTCCCTG AAACCGTTCCGGTTAGAACCGTGAATAGACAGTGCTCTTCTGGGCTTCAAGCTGTTGCTGACGTTGCCGCCGCCATCAAAGCTGGATTTTATGATATTG GTATTGGGGCTGGATTGGAGTCCATGACTACTAATCCGATGGCATGGGAAGGGTCAGTCAACCCAGCG GTGAAGAAGTTTGAGCAAGCACAGAACTGTCTACTCCCTATGGGTGTTACTTCAGAAAATGTGGCACAGCGCtttggtgtctcaaggcagGAGCAAGATCAAGCTGCT GTTGACTCGCACAGAAAGGCAGCTGCTGCTACTGCTGCTGGTAAATTCAAGGATGAGATCATTCCTGTTAAAACCAAG CTTGTTGACCCAAAGACAGGAGATGAGAAACCCATTACAGTCTCTGTTGATGATGGGATCCGACCAAGCACAACCCTTGCTACTCTTGGGAAGCTGAAGCCAGTGTTTAAAAAGGATGGAACCACAACAGCTG GAAACTCCAGCCAAGTTAGTGATGGTGCTGGAGCGGTTCTCCTCATGAGGAGAAGTGTTGCTACTCAGAAAGGACTTCCCGTTCTTGGTGTATTCAG GACATTTGCTGCAGTTGGTGTTGACCCAGCAATCATGGGTGTCGGTCCAGCAGTTGCTATTCCTGCTGCAGTTAAGGCTGCTGGTTTAGAACTCGATGACATCGACTTGTTTGAGATCAACGAG GCATTTGCATCTCAGTTTGTTTATTGCCGTAACAAGTTGGGACTTGACGCAGAGAAAATCAATGTCAACGGAGGCGCAATGGCCATAGGACATCCTTTGGGTGCTACAG GAGCACGTTGCGTTGCTACTTTGTTGCACGAGATGAAACGCCGTGGAAAAGACTGTCGATTTGGGGTAGTGTCAATGTGCATTG GGACGGGGATGGGTGCAGCGGCAGTGTTTGAGAGAGGAGATGGAGTTGATGAGCTCCGCAACGCAAGGAAAGTTGAATCGCATGGCCTTTTGTCCAAGGACGCTCGTTAG